ATGTACTTGTACTTCATACATCTATTTCGGTATAAACATGCTTTTATGGAGAAGTCGGCACTTTTTTTAATTTACTGGATCAaaaatttaataaaatatataaacAATCATGTGGCTTGTGGTAGCCACGCGACCATAAACCTAGCTTGGGGCATTGCTTGTGCATGTAGTTTTTTGTAAATACTTATGCAAGTACTCGAGTTTGGAAGTTTCATAAAATAGAAATGGTCTTTACTTGAGGAAACTTGGTGGCGACACTCTGCCGCGTGCAATTCAAAAAGTTGTACACTTAATTGTGTTATTTGACATATGGCTCCCGCATAAAAGTATGAAGCTGCCACTATTTCAACATGTAAATGACCTACGGGAGATTAGTTACATGTTTAACGGACAAATCAACGTGGGGATTAGGATTGGGAGCATCTCGCCAAAATAAAAAGGATTATAGCTGTACAAGCCCGTCATCCACCTCACGTATATATACACCGTTGCCCTAACCTCCCAATTGACAACTCCATTTGTCCCATAATAAAGCGTTAGGCTCCCCTCCGCTCCATCATTAGTACTACTCAACAGAGGTAGATCGATGGGGCCGGCACCCTGCACCAATGGCCTCctcatcgtcctcctcctcgtgcTCGCCGTGGCCGACTTCGGGTCGGGGCAGCAGAACCCGCCTCCGCCAGGGGCGTACTACACGGCGAAGTTCAGCCCATCCAGGGCCACCGTCATCATCGTCCTAATCGTCATCCTCGTCTTCCACCGGCGTACGCCGACCATGGCGTACGCCGACGTGAAGGAGCACAAGGCCGTCAAGGGCGCGCTGGAGTGCGCCGTGTGCCTCAGCGAGTTCGACGACGAAGAGACGCTCCGCCTCCTGCCCAAGTGCTCCCACGTCTTCCACCCGGACTGCATCAACACCTGGCTTGCCTCCCACATCACATGCCCGGTCTGCCGCGCGAACCTCGTCCCCGACGACACCGACTTTCCGGGCACCGGCGGTGAGCTGTCGAGTGTCCATCCCGCTTCGCGGCCGCCGCAAGAGGTGCCACCGTCAGCTTCTGCAACGGAGGCAGCTCCCACCGTCGTCATCGACGCGGAGGAGAGTGAGGACGAGAGGATCATCCGGGAAGATACGGACGAACTGGCGCGCATCGGCAGCCTGAAACGCCCGCTGCGCTCCAAGTCCAGCCGAGCGCCCACGCACTTCTCGCGTTCGCACTCGACGGGGCACTCGCTCGCTGCGCGAGCCAGCAGCTGCACCGGCACGGGCGCCGGCGTCGAGAGGTTCACGCTGCGGCTACCCGAGCCGGAGCACGCGGGCAGACTACGGCGCATGAAGAGCCTCGCCGTGTTCACTGCCGGCCGCCAGGGCAGCACGTACCGTTCCCTTCGACTATGCGGCGACGGCAGCAGCCGCAGCGGGACGAGAGTCCGGCTCGGCCAGTCAGGCCGGTGGCCATCTTTCTTGTCGCGGACTTTCTCCGCGGCGTGGGGGGCGAGGTCCACCCAGAGTGCCGAGTTGGACGGGTCGAGCAAGGGCGGGAAGCCGGCGGCAAGTCAGTGGAGTGCAAAGACCACTAGACCAGGCGTGCGCTGCTGACAACGTGTTTAATTTGACCGGGCCTTCCGTTGCGGTCAAATGGTGTGTCACTCCAGCGAGAACCAAgggtttttcttttttccttaCTTTTTTCACCCAAATAACCGATTTCCAAATTATCTCAGAAATTTCGGATTTTTTCATCTGAATTATTCAAACAAATTTTGAAATCAAATAAGTAGTTTTGTTGCTTGAGCTTTAATTTAGGAGTTTTAACTTAGCTAGCATATGTGCATTTGGGTTGTTGGCATATGTCCGGCTACATACTGAATGCTTTTCCAGACACGTTTAGCGGGCAAAACGGCTGCCCATTAGCACTCGGCGGCAGCCAGCAATTTTACGAAACTTGTTTGCCTTTCTAATAAGGAATGTTCTTTCACCTGGTCTCTTTTCTCAGGATGTTTTAAGGGCATCACTAGGGATCAGACTATTGATCCCTAGGCCTCAGCAGACCAGTGTGCTAAGGACGTGACTTGAATATAGAGGCTCATATCCTTACTAAACATGCTTTAGGGCTTCCTCTAGGGCTTTTGACCAATAAATTGAAGTGTGTTTAGTCTTAAAAATGTCAAGCATAGGTTGAGCTAGCTCTCTAACTACTATTGCACAAAAAATTCAAAAGGTTATAGGTTATAAGAGCATTAATTAGTTAGAATTGGGGATACTGAGATAGCACAAAATGTTGTGAGATTCTGGAGTGCCCTTGAAAAAAAATGCGAAGTACATACAGTACAGTTATATGATCCGGTTCAACTCGTGAGCTACTCTGCTGTAAATGGAATAATTTATTTATTTGAAATATAGTAGGCTCGGTTCATGAATATGAGACATGGGCGCTCTTACTAAGGGATGTTGCAACCGTGTAAATGAGCAATTTGTTATCCTGTTCTAGAAGCTGTAAGCCTACAACTGCATTTGTTATCTCTGAACTTTTGGTGAGCTTTTTTTTACTCTGAACTTGTCGTGAGCTGGTGTGATGTCCCCAGCGAGACGCGATGGTGCTATATTTTTAAATTCAACTTTGAACATTTAAACAAAATCATACACATTTGTATACACGTGCAAACATTTGTTTAGTGTTGCAGCAATTTTTATTAAATGACATGAACTTTTTCCATTTTATTTATGAACATTCCCTAAAACCGTACATACCATTTTTAGAATTTAAAAAAGCATAATTGTCGTATTTTTAAGCATGCGAATATTTTAATAATGTCAACAAACATTTTTTGATGAAACAAGCATTTTGAAGAAAAATGTAGGAAGCATTGTTATACAGTACAAGAATGTTTTTAGAATGTGTGGTGAAGGTTTTTAAAACTTGGAAGTAACGTAATTTTTGAAATATATATATTTGtgaaattttcatatataaatgaAATTGAAAATATTTCTAAGAAAAATGAACAAAACAAACTATAACTAAACAAGGGAACTAATGAAGAACGAACAAAGAGAAGTAAAGGAATGAATGCTACTGAACCACGCTTGAGGCGAGGCGTACTTCTGTAACTGCAGACGGCAATTGTTTTTTTCTTCGGGGAACATCATACAAAAGGGACCTCCTATTAACGCACAGGTCGATGCATAGAGACCAAACGCGCAGGTCACATCTACCTCATGCTCGTAGAGGCCCAGCCTATTAACACGTTTTTATTGACTTGTTAGTGCCTGAGGCTTGAGTTGAGGGTTATTCCCCCGAATCTATACCTACTATTAAAGGGAATAGGTATTCTTGGTTTGGTTTCACTTTGTTTCGTCCCGTTTaggtgattttttttctttttggtttcgTCCCGCCTCGAAGATTTTTATTATCCGAGATGGTACTATTTTTTGATGCTGCGCAAGCTCGCTCACGTTTTTGTTTCTCGGTTGAACGATCGCGGCTGGGCCAGTGTATGCGATCGAAGCCCATCTAGGCAAAAAACAAATACAGGCGTCCATCAATTTATGGGCTGCGAGCGGACTCCTGAAAATCAAGTTAAAAATGAGTGGGCTTCGTAATATCAAATAAAATATAGTTTACACAGTGGAGAATCGAGCACAACAACTCTCATATCAAAAGAACCCGCGGTAACCAACTCAGCTGACTTCTATTTGTGATTAATTCCACCTGGAGGGTTTATATTGAATCACCCCGATATACGTTCCCTAATTGCTTGCAAGAGACTAAAAGGAATTGACCCTGAGATTGTGTGGCTGCCATGCAAAAAAAGAGAAATATTCGGGGCATGAATTGCCGGCGAGGAGTCCCCTTGATTAAAGGGAGGGGTCATGATGGGGCTGCATTTGTGTGTCCTTTAAAGGATGCGGGATTTGTGGGCTGCTAATGCACCCATAATTAACGGTTAACAGTTGCACAATTAAGGAAGGATTGCTGCAAGCCGACCCCTGTTATTAGGAAGAAAAGGAAGGAATTTGAAAGAAGAAATATGAAGTACGGATTATTTCGGGCAGTGTGAGTGTCAAGTTAACAATTATTGATTTGTAGCCAATGGGAACCAACGTTTTGCATGTTTTGTAAGACTTCATAAAAAATCAAGAAAATATTTGTAAAATGGTGCGTCAAATTGTGATCAAACCGTTGTCCTTGAGCCCATGGACTCTAAAGGACCAACAACCAACTAGGCCATAAACATTTTGTGATTTTTTAATGGATTACATCCAATATTATGCATACTCATTTGATCTAAGGTTAATTTTGAATAACTTAAATATTCTTTTTTTTGTCACGAATGAACCGATGAGCCGGCGGTACAACCGGTTAGTCGCTCGTTCGTTTTTTAAACTATGATTAGATGGCCATGGCGGAAGAGCATGCCATAGTTCGTTGCCAGAAACATACCCAAGTTCATGCTAGAGATGAAGAAGGAGGACGGTGTCGACAGTGAAGTGTATGCAGTTTGTGTTGACTCAAGTAATTGATGTCCTCCTGACTTAACTTAATTTGCattaattattattattgtgTGCACTGAGAAGGAAATGCATCGGCTGATTTGTTAAGACATTTGTGTTGAAGCACGTCAAGATGTATGTGACGCGCAAGGAACTACAAGCCAGTGTAGGGAGAGGTGTGTGAAATCGGCATGGTAGAGTGTGATGACCAAGCTCGCCGCCTTGGGATTGATGACATTTGTTGTAATAGGTGGGCAAGTGACCACCATCATAATGACATGGGAGAAATGGCAACGAAGATGACTCGTTAGGTCTGTGCGTGAGTTtgtttctcccgttgcaacgcacgggcatttgtgctagtCCTCTAAAAAgcaggaaaacaaaaaaaaatagaaaaaaaatataGAATTAGAAAAATGTTCGAacttgaaaaaatgttcatggattCAAAAAAATTTGTATCTACGAAAAAAATTCCTGGATGGAAAAAGCGTTCATGAATTCAATAAAATTAAAAAAACATTTAAAAATTGTTCGTCAATTTCAAAAATATTGACGATTAGAAAAGTTGTTAATGATtataaaaaatattcacaaattcaTAACTTGTTCGCAAATTCTAAATATGCTCATGAAATAAAAGAAacattcatgaatttgaaaaacatttgcaatttcaaaattttacatgaattcaaaaaatgtcaCAAAATTGTAAAGAATTTTGGGAGTTTCAGAacatgttcatgaatttttaacTTGTTCCTGCATTTAAAAACTTTCTGTATATTTCAAAGAAGTTCCAGAATTTTAAAATCATTTGTGTATGTAAAAATAAGCAAGATTTTcagaaaagttcatgaatttgaaaaaactTCACAAAGTCAAAAAAGGTCGTGAGTTTAAAAAAGGACCTCAATTttaagaaagaaaaataaaaaagaaaagaaaaataaaaaggcaaagaaaggaaaaaaaaaacagGTTCAAGTAAGGTTCTATAACCTTTCCAAAACCAATTGGGCGATAAAAAACCAAAATGGGTTGGCCAATATGGACGGCGAGGCACACGGGAGGGTACGTGGTAGATCTCTATACAATGATCTACGCGCGAAATAGGAAGTGCACATGCAAAAGGAGTCACAACCTGAATTGGGCAGAAATACTACATGCTGGAACTTTCCCAAAGCCGGTGGAGAGACAAAATTTGAACTGGGCCAGTTCATACGGAGGATGAGGTGCATTGGAAGGTACGTGGTAGGTCGCTACCTACACACGACAGGGTAAGTGGCCATGCAATAGGAACTAGAGCCAAAACTTGTCAGAAGTAGTACGTGGTAGAACCCCAAAACCAGTGGGGAGATAAAAGCAGAAATGGGTCGGCCCAAATAAAGGACAAGGTGTGCGAGAGGGTACGTGGTAGTTCGCTGACCAACGATCTACTCGTGAAATAGAAAGCAGCCATGCAAAAGAAACTTGAACCAGAACTGGCTAGATATAGTACATGCTAGGTCTTGCATGACGATTTTAGTTAACGAGCGTGGCAACTCTATTGTTGTTCTGTTTTTCGCCAAAAAATTGTTGCGCTTGCATACTAAAATTGCAATCGAAACATACGCAATCTTTCCATCCCTCCCAGCAAACATTCGCTAATTATAATTACCAATAATTTTTCTATAATAGTATTAGGTGCTTAGTTTATTGCAGGGTGTttaattaagtgtttgtcctctATAATATAAATAAGCATTGATTCTTACagaaaaatgtttattattctAAATACCCCTCTAAGAGCACCTACAACCACAGTGTCCATACGTCCCCTCAAACAACCCGGACATAGCATGGACACGGAAAACAGAGAAAAAACCCACCCAACCGGACACCCCTATATCTTGCCTTTAGCGAGTATAGCTTCCGACTTGCTTAAGGGGAGCGAGATGGGCCGGCCCACACGCGCAGCCGGCCACAGtctctttttctgatttttttctgTTTTGTGTTTTCGATTTTGCTTTATATTTGTACTTTTGTTTACACTTTAACAcattacacacacacacacaaatatacatacatacatacattacaaaaaaacatttaaaaaatgttgaacaagtatttgaaaaatggcAATCAAGCATTTGGAAAAAATTTAATCAAGAATTTGGCAAATCTTACGTTTGAAAATGTTTTCTAAAAATGTTGCCTATTGTGAATTTGAAATGTCAAAAATTGAATCTTACATTTTTATAATCATTTGTGAATTTTGTAAAATAAGCTTgattttcaaaaaagttcatgaatttcagaaatGTTAATC
The Aegilops tauschii subsp. strangulata cultivar AL8/78 chromosome 3, Aet v6.0, whole genome shotgun sequence genome window above contains:
- the LOC109779188 gene encoding E3 ubiquitin-protein ligase ATL6-like, with the translated sequence MGPAPCTNGLLIVLLLVLAVADFGSGQQNPPPPGAYYTAKFSPSRATVIIVLIVILVFHRRTPTMAYADVKEHKAVKGALECAVCLSEFDDEETLRLLPKCSHVFHPDCINTWLASHITCPVCRANLVPDDTDFPGTGGELSSVHPASRPPQEVPPSASATEAAPTVVIDAEESEDERIIREDTDELARIGSLKRPLRSKSSRAPTHFSRSHSTGHSLAARASSCTGTGAGVERFTLRLPEPEHAGRLRRMKSLAVFTAGRQGSTYRSLRLCGDGSSRSGTRVRLGQSGRWPSFLSRTFSAAWGARSTQSAELDGSSKGGKPAASQWSAKTTRPGVRC